Proteins from a single region of Paraflavitalea devenefica:
- a CDS encoding beta strand repeat-containing protein: MKRFLCILSVLQLIAMVTIGQAPGMLNYQGVARNSVGNVLANKTIKLRLSIREGSAAGAIVYTETRSVVTNPVGLFNIQMGSGGATNVSGTIEGVNWSTGAKFMQVEVDPNNGNAFIAIGATQLLSVPYALNAAGSPPIGPAAGDLTGTYPNPTITANAVTTAKIANSAVITDKLADGSVTQAKIAAGVTLPPSGAAGGDLTANYPNPTVAGIRGIGIDAAAPAAGQILRYDGANWAPANNIAGGLILPYAATENNAATLFSITNNGNGTSLEGVNNTVSSSISAIRGVVSSTTPGGFSSAVRGINNGTGGLGIGVWGAQNGSGWGVYGTTPNGLGVYGSASGAGYGVFGNSATGVGVYGTSNNGTPGSFAINNNANNNPALSASTISDGDAIWATTSSTTSSVSAIRGIVSSTSPGGFSSAVRGINSGTGGLGVGVYGSQDGSGWGVYGVTPNGLGVYGNASANGIGVYANSNTGTGLTATSNNGIPASMSIFNNANNNNVLVANTVGDGTVINVTSTGNGAGVRSSTGAGFAVHGITSAQTSAGIIGDNNGSGEAVVGRTTSDIAGAVVGRNDGGGYGVRGFVATNNTGTAIGVFGQVGLNNGTGRAGRFENLNNTNTDGNTLEVETNGNGNIPDNTQGNAASFLVDNTNSVAAAVRGEVKTIFGNFGAAGIFGISSGTGGFAGLFHASNPAGNGPALVALNDGNGNAITANAENSGNGVETNINGDGNALYAWVPTFATGRAGRFSIFNESNTSDVITVKTVGNGIAGNFTVDKVTGTSPAVRGEVNSQFANFGTAGIYGISSGTGGFAGLFHASNPAGNGPALIALADGNGNGITANASNGGDGVETTADGTGNALYAWVPNFGDGRAARMVNYNTGNTNPVLTVEQHSNGSIALFKSGNPGTVNVARINAAGRGFFNDGTQNSGADIAEAFDVQGHTNQYEPGDVLVIATDKDRAVEKSGTPYSTLVAGVYATKPGVLLTEEHIDSDLAGKVPMGIVGVIPTKVCSEGGAIKRGDLIVTSSMAGVAMKADPDKVKIGQVIGKALQDYNGQGIGKINVLVSIK, translated from the coding sequence ATGAAGCGATTTTTATGCATACTGTCCGTATTGCAATTGATAGCTATGGTCACCATAGGGCAGGCTCCCGGCATGTTGAATTACCAGGGGGTAGCCCGCAATTCTGTAGGAAATGTGCTGGCCAACAAAACAATTAAATTACGGTTAAGCATCCGGGAAGGATCGGCTGCCGGCGCCATCGTTTATACGGAAACCAGATCGGTGGTTACTAATCCTGTCGGGCTGTTCAATATACAGATGGGAAGCGGGGGCGCTACCAATGTGAGTGGTACTATTGAGGGTGTTAACTGGAGTACCGGCGCCAAGTTCATGCAGGTGGAAGTAGATCCTAATAATGGCAATGCTTTTATTGCTATTGGTGCTACACAATTGTTGTCTGTACCGTATGCTTTAAATGCTGCAGGTAGTCCGCCTATAGGGCCTGCCGCCGGAGATCTCACAGGTACCTATCCCAATCCAACGATAACGGCGAATGCTGTTACCACCGCCAAAATAGCCAATAGTGCCGTGATCACCGATAAGCTGGCAGATGGTTCAGTAACCCAGGCGAAAATAGCGGCCGGCGTAACCCTGCCTCCCAGTGGGGCAGCCGGTGGTGATCTCACAGCCAATTATCCCAATCCTACTGTAGCAGGGATCAGGGGAATAGGGATAGATGCGGCAGCGCCTGCAGCAGGACAGATCCTGCGATATGATGGCGCTAACTGGGCCCCGGCCAATAATATTGCCGGTGGACTGATACTGCCTTATGCTGCTACAGAAAATAATGCGGCTACTTTATTTTCAATAACCAACAATGGAAACGGCACATCCCTGGAAGGCGTTAATAATACTGTTTCCAGTAGTATTAGCGCCATAAGGGGGGTGGTATCATCTACCACACCTGGTGGTTTCTCTTCTGCTGTGCGTGGTATTAACAACGGTACCGGCGGCCTGGGCATTGGGGTATGGGGCGCCCAGAATGGTTCGGGCTGGGGCGTTTACGGCACCACGCCTAATGGTCTTGGCGTATATGGCAGCGCCAGTGGCGCTGGTTATGGTGTGTTTGGCAACAGCGCCACCGGTGTAGGTGTATATGGCACCAGCAATAACGGTACGCCCGGTAGCTTTGCGATCAACAATAACGCTAATAATAATCCTGCACTATCTGCCAGCACCATTAGTGATGGGGATGCGATTTGGGCTACTACCAGTTCAACTACCAGTAGTGTGAGCGCTATACGGGGTATTGTTTCTTCTACTTCACCCGGTGGTTTTTCATCGGCTGTGAGAGGTATCAATAGTGGTACCGGTGGTCTTGGGGTTGGTGTATATGGCTCACAGGATGGTTCCGGCTGGGGCGTATATGGTGTTACGCCCAACGGGCTTGGTGTATATGGCAATGCCTCTGCCAATGGCATCGGCGTATATGCCAATAGTAATACTGGTACCGGTTTGACAGCCACTTCCAACAATGGTATACCGGCTTCTATGTCTATTTTCAATAATGCCAACAATAACAATGTGCTGGTGGCAAATACGGTAGGTGATGGTACCGTGATCAATGTTACTTCTACCGGTAATGGTGCAGGCGTACGGAGTAGTACGGGCGCCGGCTTTGCAGTTCATGGAATTACTTCTGCCCAGACCTCTGCAGGGATCATAGGAGATAACAATGGCAGTGGTGAAGCAGTAGTAGGCCGTACCACCAGTGATATAGCCGGCGCTGTAGTGGGGCGTAATGATGGCGGCGGTTATGGTGTACGGGGATTTGTGGCTACCAATAACACGGGTACTGCAATAGGCGTATTTGGACAGGTAGGTCTTAACAATGGAACGGGGCGTGCCGGAAGATTTGAAAACCTCAATAATACCAATACAGATGGTAATACGCTGGAAGTAGAGACCAATGGTAATGGTAATATTCCCGATAATACACAAGGCAATGCCGCTTCTTTCCTGGTGGACAATACTAATAGTGTAGCTGCTGCAGTAAGAGGAGAAGTGAAAACGATCTTTGGCAATTTTGGCGCGGCAGGTATATTCGGTATTTCTTCCGGTACCGGTGGTTTTGCCGGTTTATTCCATGCTTCCAATCCTGCCGGCAATGGTCCTGCACTGGTGGCCCTGAATGATGGTAATGGTAATGCCATTACTGCCAATGCAGAAAATAGTGGCAATGGTGTAGAAACGAATATTAATGGCGATGGCAATGCCCTGTATGCCTGGGTGCCTACCTTCGCTACCGGCAGGGCAGGCCGTTTTAGTATATTTAATGAAAGCAACACCAGTGATGTTATCACCGTTAAAACCGTAGGTAATGGTATAGCAGGGAACTTCACGGTAGATAAGGTGACCGGAACATCACCCGCAGTAAGGGGGGAAGTGAATTCCCAGTTTGCCAATTTCGGCACCGCAGGTATTTATGGTATATCCTCCGGTACCGGCGGTTTTGCGGGGCTGTTCCATGCTTCCAATCCTGCCGGTAATGGTCCGGCGCTGATAGCCCTTGCTGATGGTAATGGCAATGGTATTACCGCCAATGCATCCAACGGCGGTGATGGCGTGGAAACCACGGCTGATGGTACCGGCAATGCGCTCTATGCCTGGGTGCCCAACTTTGGCGATGGCAGAGCTGCCCGTATGGTGAATTATAATACTGGCAATACGAATCCTGTACTTACAGTAGAGCAACATAGCAATGGTTCAATTGCCCTCTTTAAGAGCGGTAATCCCGGTACTGTGAATGTGGCGAGGATCAACGCAGCCGGCAGAGGATTTTTCAACGACGGTACGCAGAACAGCGGTGCGGATATTGCTGAGGCTTTCGATGTACAGGGCCATACCAATCAATATGAACCCGGCGATGTGCTGGTGATTGCCACTGATAAAGACAGGGCGGTTGAAAAATCCGGCACTCCTTATTCAACACTGGTAGCCGGCGTATATGCGACCAAACCTGGTGTATTATTAACCGAAGAACATATTGATAGCGATCTGGCCGGTAAAGTACCAATGGGTATTGTAGGTGTTATCCCCACCAAGGTATGCTCAGAAGGTGGCGCTATCAAACGCGGCGATCTCATCGTTACTTCTTCTATGGCGGGCGTAGCCATGAAAGCAGATCCTGATAAAGTAAAAATAGGACAGGTTATTGGCAAGGCCCTGCAGGATTACAATGGGCAGGGTATTGGCAAGATCAATGTATTGGTAAGCATTAAATAA
- a CDS encoding T9SS type A sorting domain-containing protein, translating into MDKLYKACCLLLLVCSTWQATGQSAKPFAFNAAGGSYNDPSSYYHFEWSIGELTLINAFAPPDSIILFTQGLLQPCTEFVNKSFLSLLFAPGEYRLFPNPTAGRFELDFFVRETGRMELQLTDNYGKVLERRAYDYDGCCRIEYFDLSRYPSGTYYVIAHLTPDRRRAGDNKEVIRHSGFRVIKMDNK; encoded by the coding sequence ATGGATAAATTGTACAAAGCATGCTGCCTATTACTACTTGTATGTAGTACCTGGCAGGCGACCGGACAAAGTGCAAAGCCTTTTGCCTTCAATGCTGCCGGCGGATCGTATAATGATCCCTCTTCCTACTATCATTTTGAATGGAGTATCGGCGAGCTAACGCTGATCAATGCCTTCGCTCCGCCTGATAGTATTATCCTGTTTACGCAGGGCCTGCTACAGCCCTGTACGGAATTTGTCAATAAATCATTTCTCTCGCTGTTGTTTGCCCCCGGTGAATACCGGCTATTTCCCAATCCTACAGCGGGCAGGTTTGAGCTGGACTTCTTTGTGCGGGAAACCGGGCGCATGGAGTTGCAGTTGACAGATAATTATGGCAAAGTACTGGAGCGGCGTGCATATGATTATGATGGTTGTTGCCGTATCGAGTACTTCGACCTGTCGCGCTATCCTTCCGGTACTTATTATGTGATTGCCCATTTAACGCCCGACAGAAGGCGTGCCGGTGATAATAAAGAAGTGATACGGCACAGTGGTTTCCGGGTAATCAAGATGGACAACAAATAA
- a CDS encoding carboxypeptidase-like regulatory domain-containing protein: MNKTRLPILLGVIITVLSASCEKRDHAGIISNLSKPDLSIKVTAAIAGFITDESNAPLAGAQVKAGNKQTITDEYGYFSINDVSLSEVAGFVKIAKAGYFDNYRTFLVNKDQETFVRAKMLLKKEAGVVDAVTGGTVTSTDGIKLTLPANGVVKADNGAVYTGDVHVNVRKIDPSNAEEVQLTLPGDERGTDVNEYLKLLKSYSSFAAELTGNAGERLQIAPGKQATVDMPVSAALLSLAPTTLELWSFNETNGLWKQEGQATKTGNNYRATVSHFSYWSDAIGYPLVNFTARVVNSTGQPLVHVPVMITIANQPMNAGFSKFAYTDADGYVYGAVLSNTGLVLDILTPCATSAYSHPFTTTNVDVDLGTLTGNLGQNTVTISGTVSNCDNAPVTDGYIQTYDNGFYNRINIVNGSFSFTGLACTNTEVNYVAVDKATNQQTAPQSLTLIPGVNDLGMLNACGISTVSTVSYTINNGATKILTAPVDTIGGFFTAQQTGWTTVLLLDAGQNTVPDWNFQFSGADVAGNDHKLTEVFSTSFPGARAYAPVPLTVTITEFGKAGGFITGSFSGLMLGFSDNSIQNIVCNFRVKRMN; the protein is encoded by the coding sequence ATGAACAAAACCCGGCTGCCCATTCTGCTTGGCGTGATCATTACTGTTCTTTCAGCTTCCTGTGAAAAGAGAGACCACGCTGGTATCATTTCCAATCTTAGCAAACCTGACCTGTCGATAAAAGTAACTGCCGCCATTGCTGGTTTTATTACAGATGAAAGTAATGCTCCGCTGGCCGGAGCACAGGTAAAAGCAGGCAATAAGCAAACCATTACAGATGAGTATGGTTATTTCTCCATCAATGATGTATCCCTGTCCGAAGTGGCCGGCTTTGTGAAAATAGCGAAGGCCGGCTATTTTGATAACTACAGGACATTCCTTGTCAATAAAGATCAGGAGACCTTTGTACGTGCGAAAATGCTTCTTAAAAAGGAAGCAGGCGTGGTAGATGCTGTTACCGGAGGTACCGTTACTTCAACGGATGGTATTAAACTGACCTTGCCTGCTAATGGTGTGGTAAAGGCTGATAACGGGGCCGTTTATACCGGCGATGTTCATGTGAATGTGCGTAAAATAGATCCTTCTAATGCAGAGGAGGTCCAACTTACATTGCCCGGCGATGAAAGGGGCACTGATGTCAACGAATATCTTAAGCTACTGAAGTCCTATAGCAGTTTTGCTGCAGAGTTGACTGGCAATGCGGGAGAGCGTTTGCAAATAGCGCCGGGTAAGCAGGCAACAGTAGATATGCCTGTCTCCGCAGCTCTATTGTCATTGGCGCCCACTACGTTGGAATTATGGTCTTTTAATGAAACCAATGGATTATGGAAGCAGGAAGGTCAGGCCACCAAGACCGGCAATAATTACAGGGCCACGGTAAGCCATTTTTCTTATTGGAGTGATGCCATAGGTTATCCCCTGGTTAACTTCACGGCCAGGGTAGTGAACAGTACCGGGCAGCCATTGGTCCATGTTCCGGTCATGATCACCATTGCCAACCAGCCAATGAATGCAGGCTTTAGTAAATTTGCTTACACAGATGCAGATGGCTATGTTTATGGTGCTGTATTGTCTAATACCGGCCTGGTATTGGACATATTGACTCCTTGCGCTACATCGGCCTATTCACATCCTTTTACAACTACCAATGTCGATGTAGACCTGGGCACACTTACCGGCAACCTGGGCCAAAATACGGTGACCATCAGCGGTACAGTTTCCAATTGCGATAATGCGCCTGTTACCGATGGCTATATACAAACCTATGATAATGGGTTTTATAACCGTATCAACATCGTTAATGGTAGTTTTAGCTTTACAGGGCTGGCATGTACCAATACAGAAGTTAATTATGTAGCTGTTGATAAAGCCACCAATCAGCAAACTGCACCGCAGTCGCTTACATTGATTCCAGGCGTCAATGACCTGGGCATGTTAAATGCCTGTGGGATCAGTACAGTGAGTACCGTCAGCTATACTATTAACAATGGTGCTACAAAGATCTTAACGGCACCTGTTGATACCATCGGTGGTTTTTTTACAGCACAGCAAACTGGCTGGACTACCGTATTATTGCTGGATGCAGGGCAGAATACAGTGCCTGACTGGAACTTTCAGTTTAGTGGCGCGGATGTAGCCGGGAATGACCATAAGTTAACTGAAGTATTTTCTACCAGCTTTCCGGGCGCCCGTGCTTATGCGCCGGTACCATTAACAGTTACCATTACGGAGTTTGGTAAGGCCGGAGGGTTTATTACCGGCAGTTTCAGTGGACTGATGTTGGGATTTTCGGACAATAGCATCCAGAACATTGTCTGTAATTTCAGGGTGAAGCGGATGAATTAA
- a CDS encoding ligand-binding sensor domain-containing protein, with translation MNSTMSSHRLRQLLLIVYCLLQWLQSKEQSVANRYTITHYNSDNGLPQNSINAMAFDKNGFLWLATRMGIVRFDGKNFREYNSGNCPALLSNYYSIPQREPGTNKLFFKSVFDSTHIFTVNDDYQIVTDSVRSATPRRHFITSNNHLFFYNGLYNTYSNAYKSLFDKLANGTYAPVTLNERQAYFYDDGLCYFLDENTRSIKELREITGHTLKLQFITGDVYFFIDDQYHVYAYKNGVLQKNVGYVKNLQQIFIRAAAANTDPVQASLKTRRDGNHTLMLCNDTILLLRVVNNILDYKILAADIPIRDIKCMIYDEGYQALYVGTITNGFYVLKLHEFERLFFNDPTFMVNSQSLQIELPGSNILTSTGILNYSNYNHTFFSGTHDFDKQAWLQASDGSIWLSEFNSLKRTDIHLRSFETVKSLGYYLTGIIERDNKDIIYSNKHQVFRRHGTEDTILINENDLMHAEIHILREVDRNNLWIGTSAGIFIYDLSKSRAGLSRLSGLEKMSINVIHIAKDSSIWIGTYGQGFYKFYKDHVIRMPLDARKSLVAAHCFMEDRQGYFWIPTNKGLFRVAKKELDNYAAGSQSSVYYYYVDKSYGFSTNEFNGRCTPCGIVTRDNYFSLPSLDGLVRFNPDSVHTSLPDKPIFIELLIADDKRLLVKNKLELTRDSSQLIFEISSPYFGNRFNLHLEYTIKELNDKWYPVNDDGKFIIPVLNSGTYTLTVRSQNPGAHYIYNNLSLTILPYWYEQWWFKFLLGGLAIGTFLLFFRLRYNYQVQRAQLLQQKVDERTAQLSESNRVKELMISAILHDLRSPLRFLHMLARQMYNDHKSSANKELSQILFQFDNATNEIYDFTQDFFVFTNMQKEGFVIKPEKIALRNIVAEIISFYEMGAHVQKNTFSNLVPEDVTLYTDASLLSLVLRNLADNANKYTSKGIITIEGIRDAFTTRIIMTDGGNPMNKELVACILDKSYNPSLHGGWGYKIIIEILDRLHGALDIVPGNDKGNIITITFES, from the coding sequence TTGAATAGCACCATGAGTAGCCACCGGTTAAGGCAACTGTTATTAATTGTATATTGCCTGTTGCAATGGCTGCAGTCAAAAGAGCAGTCTGTCGCTAACCGTTATACAATAACCCACTACAACAGCGATAATGGCCTTCCGCAGAACAGTATCAATGCAATGGCATTTGATAAAAATGGGTTTCTGTGGTTGGCCACAAGAATGGGTATAGTCAGGTTTGATGGCAAAAATTTCAGGGAATATAATAGCGGGAATTGCCCTGCTTTATTATCGAACTATTATTCGATCCCACAAAGAGAGCCGGGGACAAATAAGTTATTTTTTAAATCGGTTTTTGACAGCACGCATATTTTCACGGTAAACGATGATTACCAGATCGTGACGGATAGTGTTCGGTCGGCTACACCACGCCGGCATTTCATTACATCAAACAACCATTTGTTTTTTTATAACGGTCTTTACAACACCTATAGCAATGCCTATAAATCACTGTTCGATAAGCTAGCTAACGGCACCTATGCGCCGGTTACGCTGAATGAACGGCAGGCTTACTTTTATGACGACGGCCTTTGTTACTTCCTTGATGAAAACACGCGCAGCATTAAGGAACTTCGTGAAATAACCGGCCATACACTGAAGCTTCAATTCATAACAGGTGACGTTTATTTTTTTATTGATGATCAATATCACGTATATGCGTACAAAAACGGGGTATTGCAAAAAAATGTCGGGTATGTCAAAAACCTGCAACAGATTTTCATTAGAGCCGCCGCCGCAAATACCGATCCGGTACAAGCTTCATTAAAAACAAGGCGCGATGGCAACCACACCCTGATGTTATGCAACGATACGATCCTGCTGCTTCGGGTAGTCAATAACATATTAGATTATAAAATACTAGCGGCTGATATTCCCATAAGGGATATCAAATGCATGATCTATGACGAAGGCTACCAGGCGCTTTATGTAGGTACCATTACCAATGGGTTCTATGTGCTGAAACTACATGAATTTGAACGGCTTTTTTTTAATGATCCAACGTTCATGGTCAATAGCCAGTCGTTGCAGATTGAGTTACCTGGTTCGAACATACTTACGAGCACCGGCATTCTTAATTACTCCAATTACAATCATACTTTTTTTTCGGGTACACACGATTTCGACAAACAGGCCTGGCTGCAAGCCTCCGATGGATCGATCTGGCTGTCGGAATTTAATTCCTTAAAAAGAACCGATATTCATCTTCGTTCTTTTGAAACCGTAAAGTCACTGGGATATTATCTTACCGGCATTATTGAAAGGGATAATAAAGATATTATCTACAGCAATAAGCACCAGGTATTCAGGCGGCATGGAACAGAAGATACTATTTTAATAAATGAGAACGACCTGATGCATGCAGAGATACATATTCTCAGGGAAGTTGATAGAAATAATTTATGGATTGGAACATCGGCAGGTATATTTATTTATGATCTGTCGAAGTCCCGCGCGGGATTAAGCAGGCTAAGCGGCCTTGAAAAAATGTCTATTAATGTCATTCATATAGCAAAAGATAGCAGTATATGGATTGGTACTTATGGCCAGGGCTTTTATAAATTCTATAAAGATCATGTCATCAGAATGCCATTGGACGCCAGGAAAAGCCTTGTTGCCGCTCATTGTTTCATGGAGGACAGGCAAGGTTATTTCTGGATCCCCACTAACAAGGGGTTGTTCAGGGTGGCGAAAAAAGAATTGGATAATTATGCCGCCGGTAGCCAGTCATCCGTTTATTATTACTATGTTGACAAGTCATATGGATTTAGTACCAATGAGTTTAATGGCAGGTGCACACCCTGCGGAATTGTAACACGTGATAATTATTTTTCGTTACCCTCTCTGGATGGCCTGGTACGGTTTAACCCCGATAGCGTACATACCTCTTTGCCTGATAAACCGATATTTATTGAGCTTTTAATCGCAGACGATAAAAGGTTGCTGGTGAAAAACAAACTGGAGCTAACAAGGGATTCCAGCCAATTGATCTTTGAAATTTCCTCACCTTATTTCGGCAACAGGTTCAACCTGCACCTTGAATACACTATAAAGGAGTTGAACGATAAATGGTACCCGGTGAATGATGACGGTAAATTCATAATACCAGTCCTGAACAGCGGTACCTACACGCTTACAGTGAGAAGTCAGAATCCTGGTGCGCACTATATCTATAATAATCTCTCTTTGACCATACTGCCTTACTGGTATGAACAGTGGTGGTTTAAATTCCTGTTGGGCGGACTGGCAATAGGCACATTTTTATTGTTTTTCCGGTTGCGGTATAACTACCAGGTACAAAGAGCACAATTGCTGCAGCAAAAGGTAGATGAGAGAACAGCGCAATTATCCGAGAGCAACCGGGTAAAAGAATTGATGATCTCTGCTATCCTGCATGATCTTCGGTCGCCACTTCGCTTTCTGCACATGTTAGCCCGGCAAATGTACAATGACCATAAGAGTTCGGCAAATAAGGAACTGTCACAGATCCTGTTTCAATTCGATAACGCAACCAATGAAATATACGATTTCACGCAGGACTTTTTTGTGTTCACCAATATGCAAAAAGAGGGCTTTGTCATTAAACCGGAAAAAATAGCGCTGCGGAATATCGTGGCTGAAATTATCTCCTTTTATGAAATGGGAGCCCACGTTCAAAAAAACACCTTTAGCAACCTGGTGCCTGAAGACGTTACCCTTTACACAGATGCCAGCCTGTTAAGCCTGGTTTTGAGGAACCTGGCCGACAATGCCAATAAATATACTTCCAAAGGAATTATAACCATTGAAGGCATCCGGGATGCATTTACCACCCGTATCATTATGACTGATGGCGGTAATCCCATGAATAAAGAACTGGTAGCCTGTATTCTTGATAAAAGTTATAATCCTTCCCTGCACGGGGGTTGGGGCTACAAGATCATTATTGAGATACTGGACAGGTTACATGGGGCACTTGACATTGTGCCGGGCAATGACAAGGGTAATATAATAACCATAACATTTGAATCATGA